AACAACAGTCCCGGCGATAAAAAAGAATACCAGATATATTATACCGGAATTATCCTCAATATTTTTAACCAGCATATGCCCGTAATCAGAAAAATTATTTACTCCTATCCCCGCAAAAAGGAATACCAAAAGAGGATTAAGGTGCATATTCTTGGCAATACCTGTCATCACTATAGTAAAAAGGATAATAAATACACCCTGATTCGCCTTAACATATTTAATATATAAAATTATGATTAGGCTCAGAATAAGCCCGGCAGCCATCGACAAGAACTCTTCAACAATCACTCCGCCAACGGAAACATCCCCCTCAACACTGTATATGGAAAGCACGAAAGCAAAAATGATAATAATCATAATATCTTTTATGATCGCACTCGTCAGAGTATAGTCCGTAAGCTTCCCTTTCGCCTCAGTCTCCACAATCACAGCTACTGTGGTTGCAGGGGACTTTGCATTTGCAATTACGCTCATGAATATAATCGCTGTGAGTCCTGAAAAAACTCCACCAGGGAAAAATCCGCCGAAAAAATAAAGAAACATAAAAACCAGACTGAAAGTGACCACCACCTGGGCAGTGACAAAAACAAATACTTTCCGGAGACAAATCCTGCTCCCTCTGAAAAGAATCTCCCCACCCGCTGTCATAGCAATGATACTGAGAGCAACGTCATCTATCAGGCGAAGTTCATTTATCATCTCTTTGGTAAAAACATTCATGGAATAAGGACCAAGAAGGATACCCATAAGCAGGAAACTCGTTATGGCGGGCAATCCGAAAGAGTTCAGCAGTCTGCCGGAAATAAAGGCAAGCAGAAGAGCAATCCCGAACACCATAAAGAGTGACTCCGGACGCTCTGACAATCCCTTTGTCTGAATGAAC
This window of the Denitrovibrio acetiphilus DSM 12809 genome carries:
- a CDS encoding cation:proton antiporter, producing MKEKLIDILSLTAGLTLLLFIQTKGLSERPESLFMVFGIALLLAFISGRLLNSFGLPAITSFLLMGILLGPYSMNVFTKEMINELRLIDDVALSIIAMTAGGEILFRGSRICLRKVFVFVTAQVVVTFSLVFMFLYFFGGFFPGGVFSGLTAIIFMSVIANAKSPATTVAVIVETEAKGKLTDYTLTSAIIKDIMIIIIFAFVLSIYSVEGDVSVGGVIVEEFLSMAAGLILSLIIILYIKYVKANQGVFIILFTIVMTGIAKNMHLNPLLVFLFAGIGVNNFSDYGHMLVKNIEDNSGIIYLVFFFIAGTVVDLPALKVMWIAAFGIVFLRAFATFAGCWIGGTIIREDKYIRNYSFLGFIGQAGVSIGFAKIIGASFGDWGGQLQTLVLAVVAINQIAGPIGFKWALKRAGETKLSL